Proteins found in one Mangifera indica cultivar Alphonso chromosome 15, CATAS_Mindica_2.1, whole genome shotgun sequence genomic segment:
- the LOC123197980 gene encoding UDP-glycosyltransferase 88A1-like, which translates to MEAIVMYPSPAIGHLISMVELAKLILNHRPSLSIHIIIFEPPYDAGSTATYINKVSATIPSIIFHRLPTITLPQSLISSAKIPETLTFEVLLLNNPNLEQALLSISNNFNIFAFIPDFFCYAALSVTAKLNIPTYEFFTSGAGCLSLMLCFPSMHKNTTKNFKDMDALLHIPGIPPIPAKDVPTPMLERDDKIYQFLLDASTLLPKSAGIIANTFGSLEPRAVKTLTDELGAPDGPLPPCPPLYCIGPLIVSDNRVVSDASHGGGDGVGVSYSKPECLTWLDRQPSQSIVFLCFGSLGRFSVEQLKEIAVGLERSGERFLWVVKNPPHFDEADFNSIFPAGFLDRTKERGFIVKSWAPQVEILNHESVGGFVTHCGWNSVLEAVCAGVPMVAWPLYAEQRCNRILLVEEIKIALPMMESTENGFVSSSEVEKRVRELMNSKKGNSVRKKTEAMKDEAKAAQNDGGSSCVALIKLFESWKPK; encoded by the exons ATGGAGGCCATAGTTATGTACCCATCACCAGCAATTGGTCACCTGATCTCCATGGTTGAGTTAGCTAAGCTCATCCTCAACCATCGGCCGTCTCTTTCCATTCACATCATCATATTTGAGCCACCGTACGACGCCGGCTCCACCGCTACTTATATTAACAAAGTTTCTGCTACAATTCCTTCCATAATCTTCCACCGTCTCCCCACCATCACCCTCCCGCAATCACTCATCTCCTCTGCTAAAATCCCTGAAACACTCACCTTTGAAGTCTTACTCCTTAATAACCCTAATCTTGAACAAGCCCTTCTTTCCATCTCCAACAATTTCAACATCTTTGCATTTATCCCTGATTTCTTCTGCTACGCTGCTTTATCTGTCACTGCTAAACTCAATATCCCTACTTATGAATTCTTCACATCTGGTGCTGGCTGTCTCTCTCTTATGCTTTGCTTTCCCTCGATGcacaaaaacacaacaaaaaatttcaaagatatGGATGCCCTTCTTCATATTCCCGGCATCCCACCGATACCGGCCAAAGACGTGCCAACACCAATGCTTGAACGTGATGATAAGATCTATCAGTTCCTTTTAGATGCCTCAACTCTGTTGCCAAAGTCAGCTGGAATTATAGCCAACACTTTCGGGTCTCTTGAGCCAAGAGCTGTTAAAACACTGACAGACGAGCTag GTGCTCCGGATGGCCCCCTTCCTCCGTGTCCACCTCTCTACTGCATCGGGCCACTGATTGTATCAGATAATCGTGTAGTTTCAGATGCAAGCCATGGTGGCGGCGACGGCGTTGGTGTTAGTTATAGTAAGCCGGAGTGTTTGACGTGGCTCGACAGACAGCCGAGCCAAAGTATTGTTTTTTTGTGCTTTGGAAGCTTAGGCCGGTTCTCTGTAGAACAGCTGAAGGAAATCGCTGTGGGGTTGGAGAGAAGTGGCGAAAGGTTTTTATGGGTGGTGAAGAATCCACCTCACTTTGACGAGGCCGATTTCAATTCGATTTTCCCAGCTGGGTTCTTGGATCGAACCAAGGAAAGAGGATTCATCGTCAAGTCCTGGGCTCCGCAAGTGGAGATTTTGAATCATGAATCGGTGGGTGGATTCGTGACTCACTGCGGGTGGAACTCGGTGCTTGAAGCGGTTTGTGCTGGTGTTCCGATGGTGGCATGGCCTCTCTACGCTGAGCAAAGATGCAACAGGATATTGCTGGTAGAAGAAATCAAAATCGCTTTACCGATGATGGAGTCGACTGAAAACGGGTTTGTCAGTTCAAGTGAAGTGGAGAAGCGAGTTAGAGAGTTGATGAACTCGAAGAAAGGTAACTCAGTTAGGAAAAAGACCGAGGCCATGAAAGATGAAGCAAAAGCAGCACAGAATGATGGCGGGTCCTCGTGTGTAGCCTTAATCAAATTGTTTGAGTCATGGAAGCCAAAATAA